A section of the Mesorhizobium loti genome encodes:
- the cobW gene encoding cobalamin biosynthesis protein CobW has product MSAPNSTGNLSRVPCTVVTGFLGAGKTTLVRHLLENAGGKRIAIIVNEFGDIGIDGEILKGCGIDTCPEENIVELANGCICCTVADDFVPALDQILSLTPKVDHILIETSGLALPKPLVQAFQWPTVKSRVTVDGVIAVVDGPALAEGRVANDMDALQAQRAGDESLDHDDPVEEVFEDQIACADLIILSKSDLMDAAGSARANAIVNEHSARAVKIVPTSHGKVDPSILLGLGLAVEDDIENRKSHHDGAFDHEHDDFDTFIVDIPSIANPDELARRVATVAEEENVLRVKGFVEVGGKPMRLLLQAVGPRVNHYYDRAWTAEDDRRSRLVVIGLKGLNRPAIERILAG; this is encoded by the coding sequence ATGAGCGCCCCAAATTCGACCGGCAATCTCTCCCGCGTCCCCTGCACCGTCGTCACCGGCTTCCTGGGCGCCGGCAAGACGACGCTGGTTCGCCATCTCCTGGAAAACGCTGGCGGCAAGCGCATTGCCATCATCGTCAACGAGTTCGGCGACATCGGCATCGACGGCGAAATCCTGAAAGGCTGCGGCATCGACACCTGCCCCGAGGAGAACATCGTCGAACTGGCCAATGGCTGCATCTGCTGCACCGTGGCCGACGATTTCGTGCCGGCGCTGGACCAGATCCTGTCGCTGACGCCGAAGGTCGACCACATCCTGATCGAAACCTCGGGCCTCGCTCTGCCCAAGCCGCTGGTCCAGGCGTTCCAGTGGCCGACGGTGAAGAGCCGCGTGACGGTCGATGGCGTGATCGCCGTGGTCGACGGCCCTGCTTTGGCCGAAGGCCGCGTCGCCAACGACATGGACGCCTTGCAAGCGCAGCGCGCCGGGGATGAGAGCCTCGACCATGACGACCCGGTCGAGGAAGTGTTCGAGGATCAGATCGCCTGCGCGGACCTGATCATACTGTCGAAGAGCGACCTGATGGACGCCGCCGGTTCGGCCCGGGCCAACGCCATCGTCAACGAACATTCCGCCCGCGCCGTGAAGATCGTGCCGACCTCGCACGGCAAGGTCGACCCTTCCATACTGCTCGGGCTCGGTCTCGCCGTCGAGGACGATATCGAGAACCGCAAATCCCATCATGACGGCGCTTTCGACCACGAGCACGACGACTTCGACACCTTCATCGTCGACATCCCTTCGATCGCCAATCCGGACGAGCTGGCAAGGCGCGTCGCCACTGTCGCCGAAGAAGAAAATGTGTTGCGTGTGAAAGGTTTCGTCGAGGTCGGCGGCAAGCCGATGCGGCTCCTCCTGCAGGCCGTCGGCCCGCGCGTCAATCATTACTATGACCGCGCCTGGACGGCCGAGGACGACCGCCGCTCGCGCCTGGTCGTCATCGGCCTCAAGGGGCTG
- a CDS encoding DUF1636 family protein produces the protein MDQNGSFSAGTADNSSADSEALAGVTVIVCASCRDETGSDAHPRAGELLAEDTRHAAADDNIRVRTVECLGNCKRRLSAAVLRDGCWSYVFGDLTAASGADLVTGAKLFATSTDGLIPWRGRPDSLKRGLVARIPPLDLLKD, from the coding sequence TTGGACCAGAACGGCAGTTTTTCGGCTGGCACAGCGGACAATTCGTCCGCCGACAGCGAAGCCTTGGCCGGCGTCACGGTCATCGTCTGCGCCTCCTGTCGCGACGAGACCGGCTCGGACGCCCATCCCCGCGCCGGCGAACTGCTGGCCGAGGACACGCGCCACGCCGCGGCCGATGACAACATCCGCGTCCGCACCGTCGAATGCCTCGGCAATTGCAAGCGCCGGCTGAGCGCCGCCGTCCTGCGCGACGGCTGCTGGAGTTATGTGTTCGGCGACCTGACCGCGGCCAGCGGCGCCGACCTCGTCACCGGCGCCAAACTCTTCGCCACCTCGACGGACGGCCTCATTCCATGGCGTGGCCGGCCCGATTCCCTCAAGCGCGGCCTCGTGGCCCGCATTCCTCCCCTCGACCTGTTGAAGGATTGA
- a CDS encoding NADH-quinone oxidoreductase subunit C, whose amino-acid sequence MAASLSELSTYLGEKLIGRVNDAVLAYGELTIHVEPRDLVEVVTFLRDDARCQFISVIDVCGADYPSRAKRFDVVYHLLSPKQNVRIRVKVQADEETMVPSITGVYPGADWFERETYDLYGVLFSGHPDLRRLLTDYGFEGHPLRKDFPLTGFVEVRYDDEAKRVIYEPVELKQEFRNFDFLSPWEGTDYVLPGDEKAKTN is encoded by the coding sequence ATGGCAGCATCCCTGAGCGAACTGTCGACCTATCTCGGCGAAAAGCTGATCGGTCGTGTCAATGACGCGGTGCTCGCCTATGGCGAGCTCACCATCCATGTCGAGCCGCGCGACCTGGTCGAGGTGGTGACCTTCCTGCGCGACGATGCGCGCTGCCAGTTCATCTCGGTCATCGATGTCTGTGGGGCTGATTATCCGTCGCGGGCCAAGCGCTTCGACGTTGTCTACCATCTGTTGTCGCCGAAGCAGAATGTCCGCATCCGCGTCAAGGTGCAGGCCGACGAGGAGACAATGGTGCCGTCGATCACCGGCGTCTATCCCGGCGCCGACTGGTTCGAGCGCGAGACCTACGATCTCTATGGCGTGCTGTTCTCGGGCCATCCCGACCTGCGCCGCCTGTTGACCGACTACGGTTTCGAAGGCCATCCGCTGCGCAAGGATTTCCCGCTGACCGGCTTTGTCGAGGTGCGTTACGACGACGAAGCCAAGCGGGTGATCTATGAGCCGGTCGAGCTCAAGCAGGAATTCCGCAATTTCGATTTTCTTTCCCCTTGGGAAGGCACGGATTACGTGCTGCCCGGGGACGAAAAAGCCAAGACGAATTGA
- a CDS encoding NADH-quinone oxidoreductase subunit D: MAETSVRNFNINFGPQHPAAHGVLRLVLELDGEVVDRVDPHIGLLHRGTEKLIEAKTYLQAVPYLDRLDYCAPMNQEHAFALAAERLLGIEVPKRGQLIRVLYCEIGRIMSHILNVTTQAMDVGALTPPLWGFVEREKLMVFYERASGSRMHAAYFRPGGVHQDLPRQLVEDIGKWIDPFLKSIDDLDKLLTGNRIFKQRNVDIGIVSLADAWAWGFSGVMVRGSGAPWDLRKSQPYECYSEMDFDIPIGKNGDCYDRYLVRMEEMRQSARIMRQCVDLLLGKESTGPVSNLDGKVVPPKRQAMKRSMEALIHHFKLYTEGYRVPAGEVYAAVEAPKGEFGVYLVSDGSNKPYRCKLRAPGFAHLQAMDFLCRGHMLADVTAVLGSLDIVFGEVDR, from the coding sequence ATGGCTGAGACCTCCGTCCGCAATTTCAACATCAACTTCGGTCCGCAGCATCCTGCGGCGCACGGCGTTTTGCGCCTCGTGCTGGAGCTGGACGGCGAAGTCGTCGATCGCGTCGATCCGCACATCGGGCTCTTGCATCGCGGCACGGAAAAGCTGATCGAGGCCAAGACCTATCTTCAGGCGGTGCCTTATCTCGACCGGCTCGATTATTGCGCGCCGATGAACCAGGAACATGCCTTCGCTCTTGCCGCCGAGCGCCTGCTCGGCATCGAGGTGCCGAAGCGCGGCCAGCTGATCCGCGTGCTCTATTGCGAAATCGGCCGCATCATGTCGCACATCCTCAATGTGACGACGCAGGCCATGGATGTCGGCGCGCTGACGCCGCCGCTGTGGGGCTTCGTCGAGCGCGAAAAGCTGATGGTGTTCTATGAGCGCGCCTCGGGCTCGCGCATGCATGCCGCCTATTTCCGCCCCGGCGGCGTCCACCAGGACCTGCCGCGTCAGCTGGTCGAGGACATCGGCAAGTGGATCGACCCGTTCCTGAAGTCGATCGATGATCTCGACAAGCTGCTGACCGGCAACCGCATCTTCAAGCAGCGCAATGTCGATATCGGCATTGTGTCGCTGGCCGATGCCTGGGCCTGGGGCTTTTCCGGCGTCATGGTGCGCGGCTCGGGCGCGCCCTGGGATCTGCGCAAGTCGCAGCCCTATGAATGCTATTCGGAAATGGATTTCGACATTCCGATCGGCAAGAACGGCGACTGCTACGACCGTTATCTCGTGCGCATGGAAGAAATGCGCCAGTCGGCGCGGATCATGCGCCAGTGCGTCGATCTCTTGCTCGGCAAGGAAAGCACCGGCCCGGTGTCGAACCTCGACGGCAAGGTGGTGCCGCCGAAGCGCCAGGCGATGAAGCGCTCGATGGAAGCGCTGATCCATCACTTCAAGCTCTACACCGAGGGCTATCGCGTTCCGGCCGGCGAGGTCTACGCGGCCGTCGAGGCGCCGAAGGGCGAGTTCGGCGTCTATCTGGTCTCCGACGGCTCCAACAAGCCATACCGCTGCAAGCTGCGCGCACCCGGTTTCGCGCATCTGCAAGCCATGGATTTCCTCTGCCGCGGCCACATGCTGGCCGACGTCACCGCCGTTCTCGGCTCCCTCGACATCGTGTTTGGTGAGGTCGATCGCTAA
- the nuoF gene encoding NADH-quinone oxidoreductase subunit NuoF: MLQDKDRIFTNIYGLFDKSLAGAMARGAWDNTPGIVAKGREWIVNEMKASGLRGRGGAGFPTGLKWSFMPKQSDGRPSYLVINADESEPGTCKDRDILRNDPHTLVEGALLAGFAMGAVAAYIYVRGEFIREREALQRAIEEAYEAKLIGKNNTSGYDFDVYMHHGAGAYICGEETALLESLEGKKGQPRLKPPFPANVGLYGCPTTVNNVESIAVAPTILRRGAAWFSSFGRPNNVGTKLFCISGHVNNPCTVEEAMSIPFRELIETHCGGIRGGWDNLLAVIPGGASVPLVPAEQIIDTPMDFDALRDLKSGLGTAAVIVMDKSTDVVKAIARLSYFYKHESCGQCTPCREGTGWMWRVMERLVRGEAQKREIDMLLDVTKQVEGHTICALGDAAAWPIQGLMRHFRGEVERRIDEFSRNAHRAEPVMVAAE; encoded by the coding sequence ATGCTTCAGGACAAAGACCGCATCTTCACCAACATCTACGGCCTCTTCGACAAGTCGCTGGCCGGCGCGATGGCGCGCGGCGCCTGGGACAACACGCCCGGCATCGTCGCCAAGGGACGTGAGTGGATCGTCAACGAGATGAAGGCGTCGGGCCTGCGTGGCCGTGGCGGCGCCGGCTTCCCGACGGGCCTCAAATGGTCGTTCATGCCCAAGCAGAGCGACGGCCGGCCGAGCTACCTCGTCATCAATGCCGATGAATCCGAGCCCGGTACCTGCAAGGACCGCGACATCCTGCGCAACGACCCGCACACGCTGGTCGAGGGGGCGCTGCTCGCCGGCTTCGCCATGGGCGCGGTCGCCGCCTACATCTATGTGCGCGGCGAGTTCATCCGCGAGCGCGAGGCGCTGCAGCGGGCCATCGAAGAGGCCTATGAGGCCAAGCTGATCGGCAAGAACAACACATCCGGCTACGACTTCGACGTCTACATGCATCATGGCGCCGGCGCCTATATCTGCGGCGAGGAAACCGCGCTGCTGGAAAGCCTCGAAGGCAAGAAGGGCCAGCCCAGGCTGAAGCCGCCATTCCCGGCCAATGTCGGCCTCTACGGCTGTCCGACAACCGTCAACAACGTCGAATCGATCGCGGTGGCGCCGACCATCCTGCGCCGGGGCGCGGCCTGGTTCTCGTCCTTCGGCCGGCCCAACAATGTCGGCACCAAGCTGTTCTGCATCTCCGGCCACGTCAACAATCCGTGCACCGTCGAGGAGGCGATGTCGATCCCGTTCCGCGAGCTGATCGAGACGCATTGCGGCGGCATTCGCGGCGGCTGGGACAATCTCCTTGCGGTCATTCCCGGCGGCGCCTCGGTGCCGCTGGTGCCGGCCGAGCAGATCATCGACACGCCGATGGATTTCGATGCGCTGCGCGACCTCAAATCAGGCCTCGGCACGGCCGCCGTCATCGTCATGGACAAGTCGACCGACGTTGTGAAGGCGATCGCGAGGCTGTCGTACTTCTACAAGCACGAGAGCTGCGGCCAGTGCACGCCGTGCCGCGAAGGCACCGGCTGGATGTGGCGGGTGATGGAGCGGCTGGTGCGCGGCGAGGCGCAGAAGCGCGAGATCGACATGCTGCTCGACGTCACCAAGCAGGTCGAGGGCCACACGATCTGCGCGCTGGGCGACGCGGCCGCGTGGCCGATCCAAGGCCTGATGCGGCATTTCCGCGGCGAGGTGGAGCGGCGCATCGACGAGTTTTCGCGCAACGCGCACCGAGCCGAGCCAGTGATGGTGGCGGCGGAATAG
- a CDS encoding NADH-ubiquinone dehydrogenase: protein MAPYSTPNPLMPNLDQLEKMNQDLTRMMPKEMASAVNLFVHPVAGAAAMSALGIGLANHAFGVWMGALSGAAEASQRLMQPLIEDFEARIEQLEDANSSSIKARATAKTLIAEAQSFAQEVTDIAAKEAATTAPAVNAAPATGEPADVLLPEDFRQPKTMDRPARPSNLKAISGIGPKLEKVLNGLGIWTYAQIAAWSPQEIAWVDDYLSFNGRIGRDDWTAQAAALAAKK from the coding sequence ATGGCGCCGTATTCGACACCCAACCCATTGATGCCCAATTTGGACCAGCTCGAGAAGATGAACCAGGACCTGACCAGGATGATGCCGAAGGAGATGGCCAGCGCCGTCAACCTTTTCGTGCACCCTGTCGCGGGTGCGGCGGCGATGTCGGCGCTCGGCATCGGGCTCGCCAACCATGCGTTCGGCGTCTGGATGGGCGCGCTTTCGGGAGCCGCCGAGGCATCGCAGCGGCTCATGCAGCCGCTGATCGAGGATTTCGAGGCACGCATCGAGCAGCTCGAGGACGCGAACTCGTCGTCCATCAAGGCGCGGGCGACGGCGAAGACGCTGATTGCCGAGGCGCAGTCCTTTGCGCAGGAGGTCACCGACATCGCCGCCAAGGAAGCCGCCACCACGGCGCCCGCGGTGAATGCCGCTCCGGCAACCGGCGAGCCCGCGGATGTGCTGCTGCCCGAAGATTTCAGGCAGCCCAAGACCATGGACAGGCCAGCGAGACCCTCCAACCTCAAGGCGATATCGGGCATCGGCCCGAAGCTGGAGAAGGTGCTGAACGGGCTTGGCATCTGGACATATGCCCAGATCGCCGCCTGGTCGCCGCAAGAGATCGCCTGGGTCGACGATTATCTGTCGTTCAACGGCCGCATCGGCCGCGACGACTGGACTGCCCAGGCGGCGGCGCTGGCCGCGAAGAAGTGA
- a CDS encoding NuoB/complex I 20 kDa subunit family protein, with protein sequence MGLNDSSGTLVAPKPKGIIDPNTGRPVGEDDPFFLEINNELADKGFLVTSTEALITWARSGSLMFMTFGLACCAVEMIHTSMPRYDSERFGVAPRASPRQSDIMIVAGTLTNKMAPALRKVYDQMPEPRYVISMGSCANGGGYYHYSYSVVRGCDRVVPVDIYVPGCPPSAEALLYGILLLQKKIRRTGTIER encoded by the coding sequence ATGGGATTGAACGACAGTTCAGGCACCCTCGTCGCGCCGAAGCCGAAGGGCATCATCGATCCCAACACCGGCAGGCCGGTGGGGGAGGACGATCCCTTCTTCCTCGAAATCAACAATGAGCTTGCCGACAAGGGCTTCCTGGTCACCTCGACCGAGGCGCTGATCACCTGGGCGCGCAGCGGCTCGCTGATGTTCATGACCTTTGGCCTGGCGTGCTGCGCGGTCGAGATGATCCACACCTCGATGCCACGTTACGACTCGGAGCGGTTCGGTGTCGCGCCGCGCGCGTCTCCGCGCCAGTCCGACATCATGATCGTCGCCGGCACGCTGACCAACAAGATGGCGCCGGCGCTGCGCAAGGTCTACGACCAGATGCCGGAGCCTCGCTACGTCATCTCGATGGGCTCCTGCGCCAATGGCGGCGGTTACTACCACTATTCCTATTCGGTGGTGCGCGGCTGCGACCGCGTCGTGCCGGTCGACATCTATGTGCCCGGCTGCCCGCCGAGCGCCGAAGCTTTGCTCTACGGCATTCTTCTCCTGCAGAAGAAGATCCGCCGCACCGGCACGATCGAACGGTAA
- a CDS encoding winged helix-turn-helix domain-containing protein, with protein MKEKISLAAARRIALAAQGFLDPRPNGTPDRRHLARVLSRTGLLQIDSVSAVVRAHYMPLYSRLGPYPLALLDNAAVTRKRTVFEYWAHEASFLPVETYPLMRWRMQRAEQGDEMYLGLAKWGREHAAYIEDIYRAVVERGPIAASALEGQKGSGGWWGWSHAKHAFEWLFWAGRITTAHRRGFERFYDLPERVLPQAILDLPVPPAEDAHRELLRISARAHGVATSGDLRDYFRLSPADMKGRLEELVELGELLPVRVEGWDKPAYLHKDARLPRKIEARALLAPFDPVVFERSRSERLFDFHYRIEIYTPAEKRQYGYYVLPFLLGDRIVARVDLKADRPAGVLRVHAAYPEPGAPPETAAQLFEELKQMQGWLGLERMDVTPAGDLGPALADIAMS; from the coding sequence ATGAAGGAAAAGATCTCTCTTGCCGCGGCCCGCCGCATTGCACTCGCCGCTCAAGGGTTTCTCGATCCGCGCCCAAATGGCACACCCGACCGCCGTCATCTCGCCCGTGTGCTGTCCCGCACCGGCCTGCTGCAGATCGATTCCGTCAGCGCGGTGGTGCGCGCTCATTATATGCCGCTCTATTCGCGCCTGGGCCCCTACCCGCTCGCTTTGCTCGACAATGCCGCCGTGACGCGCAAGCGCACTGTGTTCGAATACTGGGCGCACGAGGCCTCGTTCCTGCCGGTCGAGACCTATCCGCTGATGCGCTGGCGCATGCAGCGGGCCGAGCAAGGCGATGAAATGTATCTGGGGCTGGCCAAATGGGGCCGCGAACACGCCGCCTATATAGAAGACATCTACCGCGCGGTCGTCGAGCGCGGCCCGATCGCCGCTTCGGCGCTCGAAGGCCAGAAAGGTTCGGGCGGCTGGTGGGGCTGGAGCCATGCCAAGCACGCCTTCGAATGGCTGTTCTGGGCCGGGCGCATCACCACGGCGCACCGCCGCGGCTTCGAGCGCTTCTATGATTTGCCGGAGCGCGTGCTGCCGCAGGCGATCCTCGATCTGCCGGTGCCCCCGGCCGAGGACGCGCATCGCGAATTGCTGCGCATTTCCGCCCGCGCCCATGGCGTGGCGACGTCAGGCGACCTGCGCGACTATTTCCGGCTGTCGCCGGCCGATATGAAGGGCCGGCTGGAGGAACTGGTCGAGTTGGGCGAATTGCTGCCGGTGCGCGTCGAAGGCTGGGACAAGCCGGCCTACCTTCACAAGGACGCGCGCCTGCCCCGGAAAATCGAGGCCCGCGCGCTGTTGGCGCCGTTCGACCCGGTCGTCTTCGAGCGCTCGCGTTCGGAGCGGCTGTTTGATTTCCACTACCGCATCGAAATCTACACGCCGGCTGAAAAGCGCCAATACGGCTATTACGTCCTCCCCTTCCTGCTCGGCGACCGGATCGTCGCGCGCGTCGACCTCAAGGCGGACCGGCCAGCGGGCGTCCTGCGCGTCCATGCCGCCTACCCTGAGCCCGGCGCACCGCCTGAAACCGCCGCGCAGCTTTTCGAGGAATTGAAGCAGATGCAGGGCTGGCTTGGCCTTGAACGCATGGACGTGACGCCGGCAGGCGATCTGGGCCCGGCGCTGGCCGACATCGCCATGTCGTAA
- a CDS encoding NADH-quinone oxidoreductase subunit A, which yields MNALLSSYLPIVLFIGVALVVGLALLAAPFLVAYRNPDPEKLSAYECGFNSFDDARMKFDIRFYLVSILFIIFDLEVAFLFPWAVSFSKIGMLGFWSMMVFLAVLTIGFAYEWKKGALEWD from the coding sequence ATGAACGCACTTCTCAGTTCGTACCTGCCTATCGTCCTGTTCATAGGCGTGGCACTGGTCGTCGGCCTGGCGCTGCTGGCCGCCCCGTTCCTGGTGGCCTACCGCAATCCCGATCCCGAAAAGCTGTCCGCCTACGAGTGCGGTTTCAACTCGTTCGACGATGCCCGCATGAAATTCGACATCCGTTTCTACCTGGTGTCGATCCTGTTCATCATCTTCGACCTGGAAGTGGCCTTCCTGTTCCCCTGGGCCGTGTCCTTCTCGAAGATCGGCATGCTCGGCTTCTGGTCGATGATGGTGTTTTTGGCAGTGCTGACCATCGGCTTTGCCTATGAATGGAAAAAAGGAGCGCTGGAATGGGATTGA
- a CDS encoding NADH-quinone oxidoreductase subunit E — MSVRRLAEASVQPASFAFNRANAAAAKQWIKKYPKGREQSAIIPLLMIAQEQEGWVTKAAIETISDMLGMPRIRGLEVATFYTQYQLNPVGTRAHIQVCGTTPCMLRGSEALMDVCRSRIHHDQFHTNDKGTLSWEEVECLGACVNAPMVMIFKDTFEDLTPERLAEIIDLYDAGKGASVAPGPQNGRTGSEPASGLTTLKSEKAILKSTRDREAREAAKAAKAAPDAIIAEPVPAPAAAPVAPSNASKPKTDAPETSPALKTPSATKVAPAAEKAASVSAPLHSAANANKAAPEVEQVAKQRNGPKAKAEPAAAFKAPEAKVPAAKPAKPSLDDKNRPAGIDRPAAVDDLKLISGVGPRIEGILHTLGIFTFAQVASWKKAEREWVDGYLSFHGRIDRDDWVKQAKALAKGGVAEYIRVFGKKPV, encoded by the coding sequence ATGTCAGTCCGCCGTCTCGCAGAAGCCAGCGTCCAGCCCGCCTCCTTCGCCTTCAACCGGGCGAACGCGGCAGCGGCGAAGCAATGGATCAAGAAATACCCGAAAGGCCGCGAGCAGTCGGCGATCATTCCGTTGCTGATGATAGCGCAGGAACAGGAAGGCTGGGTGACCAAGGCGGCGATCGAGACGATCTCGGACATGCTCGGCATGCCCCGCATCCGCGGGCTCGAGGTCGCGACCTTCTACACGCAGTACCAGCTCAATCCGGTCGGCACGCGTGCGCATATCCAGGTCTGCGGCACCACGCCCTGCATGCTGCGCGGCTCGGAAGCGCTGATGGATGTCTGCCGCTCGCGGATCCATCACGACCAGTTCCACACCAACGACAAGGGCACGTTGTCGTGGGAAGAGGTCGAGTGCCTCGGCGCCTGCGTCAACGCGCCGATGGTGATGATCTTCAAGGACACGTTCGAGGACCTGACGCCGGAACGGCTGGCCGAAATCATCGATCTTTACGATGCGGGCAAGGGCGCTTCGGTAGCGCCTGGGCCGCAGAATGGCCGCACCGGCTCGGAGCCGGCCTCTGGTCTGACAACGCTGAAGAGCGAAAAGGCGATCCTCAAGTCGACCCGTGACAGGGAGGCGAGGGAGGCGGCAAAGGCCGCCAAGGCGGCGCCCGACGCGATCATTGCCGAGCCAGTTCCGGCACCCGCTGCCGCGCCCGTCGCGCCGTCCAATGCCAGCAAGCCGAAGACCGACGCGCCCGAAACCAGCCCAGCCTTGAAGACGCCTTCGGCGACCAAGGTGGCGCCTGCGGCGGAGAAGGCGGCGAGCGTTTCGGCGCCGCTGCACTCGGCCGCCAACGCCAACAAGGCAGCGCCCGAGGTTGAGCAGGTTGCCAAGCAGCGCAATGGTCCGAAGGCCAAGGCCGAACCGGCCGCTGCCTTCAAGGCGCCGGAAGCCAAGGTACCGGCCGCCAAGCCGGCGAAACCGTCGCTGGACGACAAGAACCGTCCGGCCGGCATCGACAGGCCGGCCGCGGTCGACGACCTCAAGCTGATCTCCGGCGTCGGCCCGAGGATCGAGGGCATCCTGCATACGCTGGGCATCTTCACCTTCGCGCAGGTCGCGTCGTGGAAGAAGGCGGAGCGCGAGTGGGTGGACGGCTATCTTTCCTTCCACGGCCGCATCGACCGCGACGACTGGGTCAAGCAGGCCAAGGCGCTCGCCAAGGGCGGCGTCGCCGAATACATCCGCGTTTTCGGCAAGAAGCCGGTCTGA